A DNA window from Effusibacillus lacus contains the following coding sequences:
- the nuoL gene encoding NADH-quinone oxidoreductase subunit L, producing the protein MVAYSWLVPFFPLVAYLLLLVLGRRAQEGIVAAISVIGSLASFVVSLLVMSDVVANGYTGSYPFRWLQFGDTTLTVGFEVTQLNAIMLVVVTFVSTLVLLFSKGYMHGDERFSVFYQYLNLFVFSMLGLVISPNLLQLYVFWELVGLCSFLLVGFWYFKPEAAAAAKKSFVVTRIGDVGLFIGIILLFLATGTFEYQSIFEFAKASAAAAPVEVMFGMTPQSLITLSAILIFIGAVGKSAQFPLHVWLPDAMEGPTPVSALIHAATMVAAGVYLVARTFPLFAVSEGALMVVAVIGGVTAIFAAIIGLTQNDIKRVVAYSTISQLGYMMLALGLSAYVASVFHLMTHAFFKALLFLAAGSVIHAVHTQDIREMGGLWKKMPITTWTFLFGALALSGIPPFAGFWSKDEILTAAFASGNWVLAILATLAAFFTAFYIFRVFFLTFTGEYRGNQSVHPHESGPVMTIPLVLLAIMSLVIGFVNAPFLGHAFGHFLQGDQTIGFVPDFSFGIAGVSVLVGIAGILLAYLMYGKRSIDAEKVARISGPFYTLSYRKFFIDEIYHLLIVTPFVWIGRILNFIDRWIVDGLVSLAGYTAYQSSVGLKYGQNGQIQTYGLLTSLGVLALVAVSLWMGGVIQ; encoded by the coding sequence ATGGTAGCTTATTCATGGCTCGTCCCCTTTTTCCCGCTTGTGGCCTACCTGTTGCTGTTGGTTCTCGGTAGACGGGCACAAGAGGGGATTGTGGCCGCGATCAGTGTGATTGGGTCATTGGCTTCCTTCGTTGTATCTTTGCTGGTGATGTCAGACGTGGTGGCCAACGGGTATACGGGATCTTATCCGTTCCGCTGGCTGCAGTTCGGGGACACCACCTTGACTGTCGGATTTGAAGTGACACAGTTGAACGCCATCATGCTGGTGGTGGTCACCTTTGTCAGCACGCTTGTCCTGTTGTTCTCCAAGGGATACATGCACGGGGACGAGAGATTCAGCGTGTTCTATCAGTACTTAAACCTGTTCGTATTCTCGATGCTCGGTCTTGTGATTTCTCCAAACCTGCTCCAATTGTATGTGTTCTGGGAACTTGTGGGCCTGTGTTCCTTCTTGCTGGTCGGGTTCTGGTATTTCAAGCCGGAAGCGGCAGCGGCGGCAAAGAAATCCTTTGTCGTGACAAGGATTGGCGACGTGGGGCTGTTCATCGGGATTATCCTGTTGTTCCTTGCAACAGGGACATTCGAGTATCAATCGATCTTTGAATTTGCGAAAGCGTCGGCGGCTGCTGCACCTGTCGAGGTCATGTTCGGAATGACCCCGCAATCGTTGATCACGTTGTCAGCCATCCTGATCTTTATCGGGGCTGTCGGAAAATCGGCCCAGTTTCCGCTGCATGTATGGCTGCCTGATGCGATGGAAGGCCCGACTCCCGTATCCGCATTGATTCACGCGGCTACGATGGTGGCAGCAGGGGTCTATTTGGTTGCTCGCACCTTTCCGTTGTTTGCCGTGTCGGAGGGGGCACTGATGGTAGTGGCGGTGATCGGTGGCGTAACGGCCATTTTTGCCGCAATCATCGGTTTGACCCAGAATGACATCAAGCGGGTAGTCGCTTACTCGACCATTTCCCAGCTTGGATACATGATGCTGGCCTTGGGACTGAGTGCCTATGTCGCATCCGTATTCCACCTGATGACTCACGCTTTCTTCAAAGCGCTGTTGTTCCTGGCGGCTGGCTCGGTCATTCATGCGGTGCATACCCAGGACATCCGGGAGATGGGTGGCCTTTGGAAAAAAATGCCGATCACCACATGGACCTTCCTGTTCGGTGCGCTGGCTTTGTCCGGAATCCCGCCCTTTGCCGGGTTCTGGTCCAAAGATGAAATACTTACGGCCGCTTTTGCAAGCGGCAACTGGGTATTGGCAATCCTTGCGACTCTTGCGGCTTTCTTTACCGCTTTCTATATCTTCCGAGTCTTCTTCCTGACCTTTACCGGGGAATATCGCGGCAACCAATCGGTGCATCCGCACGAAAGCGGACCGGTGATGACCATCCCGTTGGTGCTGTTGGCCATCATGTCCCTGGTGATCGGGTTTGTCAACGCGCCGTTCCTCGGACACGCTTTTGGCCACTTCCTGCAAGGCGATCAGACAATCGGCTTTGTGCCGGACTTCAGTTTTGGCATTGCAGGAGTGTCGGTGCTGGTGGGAATTGCGGGGATCCTCCTGGCGTACCTGATGTATGGCAAACGCAGCATTGATGCGGAGAAGGTTGCACGGATCAGCGGACCGTTCTACACGCTGTCTTACCGGAAGTTCTTTATTGATGAGATTTACCACCTGTTGATTGTGACTCCGTTTGTGTGGATCGGACGGATTCTTAACTTTATCGACCGTTGGATTGTGGACGGATTGGTGTCGCTGGCAGGCTACACCGCCTATCAGTCGTCTGTCGGACTGAAGTACGGACAAAACGGTCAGATTCAAACCTACGGGTTGTTGACATCGCTTGGAGTGCTGGCCCTTGTTGCGGTCAGCTTGTGGATGGGAGGTGTAATCCAATGA
- a CDS encoding complex I subunit 4 family protein encodes MNSLLIAITLLPLIGSLIILFVPGSAKSQIKGIALLATLLSLAGALALLGGFDAAGKMQFQVIKDWIQIPAAFEQNRMPVPLRIGFDLGIDGLSLPFVLLTALVSFLSVLASWRVDYRTKEYFFWFLLLVTGLFGVFVSLDLFLFFLFLELTLIPMYFLIGIWGGENKRKVATKFLIYRGFASVGILVSFLGMAYAAGYTSGSMSFNMLQIADAFKQAGEMIPGDYRMWVFAVLFLAILIEEAFFPFHTWLPDAHEQSSSAVSMILGGVLMKVGAYVLFRIGVGVLPDMIAAFGTAIAVLGVINIVYGAMVALVQKDWRRLLAFSTISHMGIVLLAVASMTSAGLQGAVFMTISSGLLSALLFFLVGAIQHRTGTARIDAMGGISKQLPVLSGFLLAGALGSLGLPGMSGFVSEIVSFMGAFQKFPILSAIGTLGIILAAVYLLWAMQRTTFGPPGMVLEGAQDATAAEYVPMVLLLAIVILIGVYPAILGDIMNPTLTQLVAKIGG; translated from the coding sequence ATGAACAGCTTATTGATTGCGATTACACTTCTCCCATTGATTGGCTCGCTGATCATCCTGTTTGTGCCAGGCAGTGCGAAATCCCAGATCAAGGGAATTGCGCTTCTGGCTACCCTGTTGTCCCTGGCTGGTGCCTTGGCATTGCTTGGCGGTTTTGATGCGGCCGGGAAGATGCAGTTCCAGGTAATCAAGGACTGGATTCAGATTCCGGCAGCATTCGAGCAGAACCGGATGCCGGTCCCGCTGCGTATCGGCTTTGACCTTGGGATTGACGGGTTGTCTTTGCCGTTTGTGCTTCTGACGGCGCTGGTGAGTTTCTTGTCGGTGCTGGCTTCCTGGCGGGTCGATTACCGGACCAAAGAATATTTCTTCTGGTTCCTGCTGTTGGTTACAGGGCTGTTTGGGGTATTCGTATCCCTTGACCTGTTCCTGTTCTTCCTGTTCCTTGAATTGACCCTGATTCCGATGTACTTCCTGATTGGGATCTGGGGGGGCGAGAACAAACGGAAAGTTGCGACCAAATTTTTGATATACCGTGGATTTGCTTCTGTCGGCATTCTTGTGTCATTTCTTGGAATGGCTTATGCCGCCGGTTATACCAGCGGATCCATGAGCTTTAACATGCTGCAGATTGCGGACGCGTTCAAGCAGGCGGGCGAAATGATCCCTGGCGACTATCGCATGTGGGTATTCGCTGTCCTGTTCCTGGCCATCCTGATCGAAGAAGCTTTCTTCCCGTTCCATACCTGGTTGCCTGACGCCCATGAGCAATCTTCTTCTGCGGTCTCCATGATCCTTGGGGGCGTGCTGATGAAAGTGGGCGCCTACGTGCTCTTCCGGATCGGGGTTGGCGTATTGCCGGATATGATAGCTGCATTCGGTACCGCAATTGCGGTGCTCGGTGTGATAAACATTGTGTATGGCGCGATGGTCGCCTTGGTGCAGAAAGATTGGAGACGCCTGCTGGCATTTTCCACCATTTCCCATATGGGGATTGTCCTGCTGGCCGTGGCGTCGATGACAAGCGCGGGCCTGCAGGGAGCTGTTTTCATGACCATTTCCTCCGGTCTGCTGTCGGCTTTGTTGTTCTTCCTGGTGGGTGCCATTCAGCACCGGACAGGTACTGCTCGAATTGATGCGATGGGCGGAATCTCAAAACAGCTTCCGGTCTTGTCGGGATTCCTTCTGGCAGGAGCACTGGGGTCCCTCGGACTGCCGGGCATGAGCGGATTTGTATCGGAGATCGTCTCCTTCATGGGAGCGTTCCAGAAGTTCCCGATCCTGTCTGCCATCGGAACATTGGGTATCATCCTGGCAGCCGTGTACCTGTTGTGGGCGATGCAGCGCACAACCTTTGGGCCTCCCGGCATGGTACTGGAAGGGGCACAGGACGCAACAGCGGCAGAATATGTACCGATGGTGCTGCTGTTGGCGATTGTCATCCTGATCGGTGTCTATCCGGCAATTTTGGGCGACATCATGAACCCGACACTGACTCAGCTTGTCGCGAAGATAGGGGGATAG
- a CDS encoding NADH-quinone oxidoreductase subunit N, with amino-acid sequence MPQGIQRLDFLSVWNVMGPEIVLVLGGFLLLTIDLFMKKEQKHILPWLGILFFAIAGGMVVNNMVRLQTAEQLQHLSGYLYVLDDFGNIFKLIFLVGAALTLLMSVDYTKHVNLPRGEYTYILMFGTVGAMVMASSLDLITIFVGLELLSIASYVLVGMRRNYAKSAEGAMKYLMIGAVGTALTLYGMSFVYGLTGTTNIAIAMDSVTAMWEQFRFLFLLSLVMMLAGFGIKISMVPFHMWTPDTYEGAPTPITAFLSAVSKAAGFAMLFRVILFLYSNFITEWYMIVVVLAILTMVIGNVAALSQQNMKRLMAYSSIAQAGYLLVPIAVLGKAQGSVNLLQSMTNLVFYIGIYVVMTMGAFAIISLVTRDAGNEKIDAFRGLYQRSPYLAIALTVFLLSMAGMPVTAGFFGKFMIILGAVHTQSLWLAGIMFAASVISFYYYFGVIRVIFSKETDGIEPRLQTSASLSVVIGLALLVTVGLGVVPDVFLDVLAQLKWFGPTA; translated from the coding sequence ATGCCGCAAGGGATACAGCGATTGGATTTTTTGTCTGTTTGGAATGTCATGGGGCCGGAAATAGTCCTGGTTCTGGGGGGCTTCCTGCTTCTGACAATCGACCTGTTCATGAAGAAAGAGCAAAAACATATCCTCCCCTGGCTGGGAATCCTTTTCTTTGCCATCGCGGGCGGAATGGTAGTCAATAACATGGTGAGACTGCAAACTGCCGAGCAGTTGCAGCACCTGTCCGGATACCTGTATGTTCTGGACGATTTCGGCAACATTTTCAAACTGATTTTCCTGGTGGGAGCCGCCCTCACACTGTTGATGTCGGTGGATTACACGAAGCATGTGAATCTGCCGAGGGGAGAATATACCTACATTCTGATGTTTGGCACTGTAGGCGCTATGGTGATGGCTTCTTCCCTCGATCTGATCACAATCTTTGTCGGCCTTGAACTGCTTTCCATCGCATCCTATGTTCTGGTGGGCATGCGTCGCAATTATGCGAAATCGGCGGAAGGCGCCATGAAGTACCTAATGATCGGGGCTGTCGGAACCGCTCTGACACTGTACGGAATGTCTTTCGTCTATGGTCTGACTGGCACCACCAATATCGCAATTGCCATGGATTCAGTAACCGCCATGTGGGAGCAATTCCGCTTCCTGTTCCTGCTGTCCCTCGTTATGATGCTGGCCGGATTTGGAATCAAGATCTCCATGGTACCGTTCCATATGTGGACACCGGATACGTATGAAGGTGCCCCGACACCGATTACGGCTTTCCTGTCAGCCGTGTCCAAAGCGGCGGGATTCGCCATGCTGTTCCGCGTCATCCTGTTCCTCTACTCCAACTTCATTACGGAGTGGTACATGATTGTCGTGGTGCTGGCGATTCTGACGATGGTGATCGGAAACGTGGCGGCTCTTTCGCAACAAAACATGAAACGCCTGATGGCGTACTCCAGCATCGCGCAAGCGGGCTATCTGCTGGTTCCCATTGCGGTGCTCGGCAAGGCTCAGGGTTCTGTCAACCTGCTGCAGTCCATGACAAACTTGGTGTTCTACATCGGCATCTATGTGGTGATGACCATGGGAGCCTTCGCGATCATCTCGCTTGTGACGCGCGATGCGGGCAATGAGAAGATCGATGCATTCCGCGGACTCTACCAACGTTCGCCGTATTTGGCCATAGCCTTGACCGTGTTCCTGCTGTCCATGGCGGGGATGCCAGTGACGGCCGGATTTTTCGGGAAGTTCATGATTATCCTCGGAGCGGTTCACACCCAGTCCTTGTGGCTGGCAGGCATCATGTTTGCCGCATCCGTAATATCGTTCTACTATTACTTCGGAGTCATCCGGGTAATCTTCAGCAAGGAGACGGACGGCATCGAACCCCGTCTGCAGACGTCCGCAAGCTTGTCGGTGGTTATTGGACTTGCACTGCTTGTAACAGTGGGACTCGGGGTAGTTCCCGATGTCTTTCTGGATGTCCTGGCGCAGTTGAAGTGGTTCGGACCTACAGCATAA
- a CDS encoding IS1/IS1595 family N-terminal zinc-binding domain-containing protein: protein MFIRETKQDAKERLRRYFHRYQDPDTCQQVLQELITQQHKEGVSCPHCNSLAVVCYGRYKDRQRYKCNDCRKTFNDLTHTPLHRTHHPDKWIKFLECMIHDDCLRTSAIKVGVCYVTLFYWRHKILQVLQLIEKEFEKDIPKREEPIERIPAEQPPNEQPPNGHAKLRNTGIPCKTPPTYNFLSNRNAFPTQNTAFYLVKYRQKPYPGILTWEQEPFRQWIRSFDRIKVKYFPRYAAWFRFLQKVGGEHEFCPSELKYIHSRNELPAMKQLLATACSIRLNQTYTSVRVPL from the coding sequence GTGTTTATCAGAGAAACGAAGCAGGATGCGAAAGAGCGTCTGCGACGCTACTTTCACCGGTATCAGGATCCTGATACTTGTCAGCAAGTGCTTCAGGAATTAATAACTCAACAACATAAGGAAGGTGTCTCGTGCCCCCATTGCAACAGCCTGGCGGTTGTATGCTATGGTCGGTATAAAGACCGTCAGCGTTACAAGTGCAATGATTGCCGTAAAACCTTCAACGACCTCACTCACACACCCCTTCACAGAACCCACCATCCTGACAAATGGATCAAGTTTCTGGAGTGTATGATTCACGATGATTGCCTACGCACATCCGCCATCAAAGTTGGGGTCTGTTATGTTACCCTATTTTACTGGCGGCACAAAATCCTGCAGGTCCTGCAATTGATCGAGAAGGAATTTGAAAAAGATATTCCAAAGCGAGAAGAACCTATTGAACGAATTCCTGCAGAACAACCGCCAAACGAACAACCGCCAAACGGGCACGCGAAACTTAGAAACACTGGGATTCCGTGCAAAACCCCTCCAACATACAACTTTCTATCCAATCGGAATGCCTTTCCCACCCAAAATACAGCATTCTATCTGGTAAAGTATAGACAAAAGCCATATCCCGGAATCCTGACGTGGGAGCAGGAGCCTTTTCGACAATGGATCCGATCCTTTGATCGAATTAAAGTCAAATATTTTCCCCGCTATGCAGCCTGGTTCCGCTTCCTGCAAAAGGTGGGGGGTGAGCATGAATTCTGTCCCAGTGAGCTCAAGTACATTCACAGCCGGAACGAACTTCCTGCCATGAAGCAATTGCTTGCCACCGCATGCTCCATCCGGTTAAACCAGACATACACGTCAGTACGAGTGCCACTGTAA
- the fdhD gene encoding formate dehydrogenase accessory sulfurtransferase FdhD — MLNKTPPDEYPVTLYVNGYELATYQLTKQDLQDWVIGQLFNEKLIQSPGDIHKLRIEEGRGKIWADLHPQANLPPGWQQQKKHYTAGCGKGATFLSISDIRSFKKVRSRRSVTCSYLTDRMQAFTRNSPLYLRTGGMHGACLVDMEGKIHVREDIGRHNAVDKVIGYALQKELHPETLILLTTGRISYEMLAKAARFGIGIVGSRTAATRQALQLANYLQIDVAGYIRGKMVQIYTSHGRIINDHTQKVAAE; from the coding sequence TTGCTGAACAAGACACCACCGGACGAATACCCGGTGACTTTATATGTGAACGGGTATGAACTGGCAACTTATCAACTGACGAAACAGGACTTGCAGGATTGGGTCATCGGTCAATTGTTTAACGAGAAGTTGATTCAATCGCCCGGCGATATCCACAAACTGCGAATTGAGGAAGGGCGGGGGAAGATTTGGGCCGATTTGCATCCGCAAGCGAATCTCCCTCCCGGGTGGCAGCAGCAAAAGAAGCATTATACGGCAGGATGCGGAAAAGGGGCCACCTTTCTGTCCATATCGGACATTCGGAGTTTCAAGAAGGTGAGATCCAGGCGGTCAGTCACATGTTCTTATCTGACCGACAGGATGCAAGCCTTCACCAGGAACTCGCCGCTTTATCTAAGGACGGGAGGCATGCACGGCGCCTGCCTTGTGGACATGGAAGGAAAAATTCATGTCCGGGAAGACATCGGCAGGCATAATGCGGTCGACAAAGTAATCGGTTACGCGCTGCAAAAGGAACTGCATCCGGAAACATTGATTCTTCTGACCACTGGACGCATCTCTTATGAAATGCTGGCCAAGGCGGCCCGATTTGGCATCGGGATCGTCGGTTCCAGAACGGCTGCAACTCGTCAGGCCTTGCAGTTGGCAAATTATCTGCAGATTGATGTGGCCGGTTATATTCGCGGAAAAATGG